The following proteins are co-located in the Gordonia polyisoprenivorans genome:
- a CDS encoding alpha/beta hydrolase, which translates to MPVRSADPRLVVLVLPGGTDSSYRPFSPWQASALRMYPFTWSIRARFGRAVDVRQVRYRVYGWNGEQASPMPYARAALARARRAHPDTPVVLIGHSMGGRIAAQLAADPTVTGVLALAPWWQFADWRMINDDARVVAVHGDADTITLARKTAKGIAEMRDRGVDATYVSVPGGHHPMLDHLGLWQGSALAFVREELARRSERLPQN; encoded by the coding sequence ATGCCCGTGCGCAGCGCCGATCCTCGGCTCGTCGTCCTCGTCTTGCCCGGTGGGACCGATTCGAGTTACCGTCCGTTCTCACCGTGGCAGGCCTCGGCGCTGCGCATGTATCCGTTCACCTGGTCGATCCGGGCGCGCTTCGGTCGGGCCGTCGACGTCCGCCAGGTGCGCTACCGCGTCTACGGCTGGAACGGCGAGCAGGCCTCGCCCATGCCGTACGCGCGGGCCGCGCTGGCGCGTGCGCGTCGTGCACATCCCGACACCCCGGTGGTGCTCATCGGGCACTCGATGGGTGGACGCATCGCGGCGCAACTGGCCGCCGACCCCACGGTCACCGGGGTGCTTGCGCTGGCCCCGTGGTGGCAGTTCGCCGACTGGCGGATGATCAACGACGACGCCCGGGTGGTCGCCGTCCACGGTGACGCCGACACCATCACCCTGGCCCGCAAGACCGCCAAGGGCATCGCCGAGATGCGCGACCGTGGCGTCGACGCCACCTATGTGTCGGTGCCCGGTGGGCACCATCCGATGCTCGACCATCTGGGCCTGTGGCAGGGATCCGCGCTCGCGTTCGTCCGCGAGGAATTGGCGCGCCGATCAGAACGCCTGCCCCAGAACTGA
- a CDS encoding MerR family transcriptional regulator — translation MTVSDGGIYSISEVAAAFGVAVSALRYYEEVGLLEATERRGRVRYYDRAALARLAYLQLWREDGMMSIEATRAVLGSDTLADRRAVITDTRAQIRDRIDGLRRAEVVLTHMLDCRTDRALECPMTGGHIAARVDAALDGTELDDGFLPVPGRAD, via the coding sequence ATGACGGTGTCGGACGGCGGGATCTACTCGATCAGTGAGGTGGCCGCGGCCTTCGGTGTCGCGGTCTCGGCATTGCGCTACTACGAGGAGGTGGGGCTGCTCGAGGCCACCGAGCGTCGTGGCCGCGTGCGGTACTACGACCGCGCGGCACTGGCCCGGCTCGCGTACCTACAGCTGTGGCGTGAGGATGGGATGATGTCGATCGAGGCGACCCGCGCGGTCCTCGGCAGCGACACCCTGGCCGACCGGCGCGCGGTCATCACCGACACCCGTGCGCAGATCCGCGACCGCATCGACGGACTTCGACGGGCGGAGGTGGTGCTGACCCACATGCTCGACTGCCGGACCGATCGCGCGCTCGAGTGCCCGATGACCGGTGGCCACATCGCGGCACGGGTCGACGCCGCGCTCGACGGCACCGAACTCGACGACGGATTCCTCCCCGTCCCCGGGCGGGCCGACTGA